A segment of the Streptomyces sp. P9-A2 genome:
CGGGGTGGCCGCGCAGCACAAGGGCTCCGAGGAGTTCATCGCCCGCGGACACGGCCGCGACCCAGTCGCGGCCGTGGCGCACCACGTGTGCTTCCGCGCGGGACGCCTCGAGGGCCCGAGTGGGCGCGGTGGCGGCCTCGGTGAACTCGACCGTGCCGTCCAGGACCTCGGAGACGGCAGCGGCCACGTCGTGGACCCCGCCACCGCGCAGGACGAGTTCGGCGAGCCGGTCGTGGACGTCGGAGGCGCGTTCGATGACTCCGCTGCGGTCCTGGATGATCTCGTTGGCGCGCTCCAGACCGGCGAGGGCCGAGCGGGTCTCGGCGAGCAGGTTCGCGGTGTCGATGGCGGCCGCGGCGAGTGCGGCGAAGGACCCGAGCAGGGCGATCTGTTCCCGCTCGAAGACCCGGGCCCGCCGGTCCGCGGCGAACAGCACGCCGATGACGGTGTGCCCGAGCATGAGAGGTACCCCGACGATGGCCACGAGCCCCTCGTCCCGGACGCTGGTGTCGATGGTGAGGGTGTGCTCGAAGCGGTCGTCCCGGAAGTAGTCGTCGGTGACATAGGGGCGGGCGGTCTGGGCGACCAGGCCGCCGAGCCCCTCCCCCATGCCGAGGCGCAACTGCTGGAAGCGGGCCGCGACCGAGCCCTCGGTGACCCGCATGTAGGTGTCGCCCCGGGCCGGGTCGTTCAGACTGAGGTAGGCGACGTCGGTGCCGAGCAGTGAGCGGGCGCGCTGCACGATCGCCTGGAGCACGGCGTCCAGGTCGCGCAGTCCGGCGAGGTCGTGGGCGGTCTCGAAGAGCGCGGACAGCTCGGCCTCACGGCGGCGCCGTCCCTCCAGGTCGGAGCGGACGCGCAGGGCGAGCCTCCGGGCCTGTTCGAGGGCGGTGATCCGCTCGGTGGGCAGTCCCTCGGCACGGGCCAGGAGCACCGGCTGATCGTAGGCCTCGGCTGACGCGCCCCGGGCCAGGAGTTCCAGGAACGGCGTCTCGGCACTGCCCTGTGCGGGCCGGTCGTGCGGCTCGGATGCGGACCGGCCGTGCGGCTCGGATGCGGACCGGTCCTCGGGGCGCGTCCGGTCCGGCACGGCACCGGGGGCCGGACGCTCGACGGGCTGCAGGTGATCGCGGGACATGGACACAGGATTCCTCATCCCACGGCCACCCCGTCAGGCCTGTGGACAACCCGGTGGGCGGGGGGCCGTGGGCCTGTGGACAACATGGCCGAGCGGGCACCGGGTGACATCCGGCGTGGGTTCCTGGGTGAGGGGGGCGGCGGTGGCGCGACGGCCGGCTCCGGCTCTCCCTTCCCTCTCGTCACCGGTCGGTCGTGGCTCAGTGCGCGGTCCAGCCACCGTCCAGCACGAACGACGTTCCGGTGACGAACGACGCCTGTGGGGCGCACAGGTACGCCACCGCCTCGGCGACCTCCTCCGGTTCGATGAGCCGCTTGACCGCGCTGTCCTGCAGCATGACGGTGGCCACGACCTCCTCCTCGGGGACGCCGTGCGCCCGTGCCTGGTCGGCGATCTGCTTCTCGAGCAGTGGGGTGCGCACATAGGCGGGGTTCACACAGTTCGAGGTGACACCATGGGGTGCGCCTTCGAGAGCAGCGGTCTTGGACAGTCCCTCGAGACCATGTTTGGCGGACACATAGGCGGACTTGTAGGCCGAGGCCCGCAGCCCATGGACTGAGGACACATTGACGATGCGGCCCCATCCCTGTCCGTACATGTGGGGCAGGGCGCCGCGGATGAGCCGGAACGGTGCCTCGAGCATCACGGTGAGCACCGTGTGGAAGACGGCGGGCGGGAAGTCCTCGATCGGGCGGACCAGTTGCAGTCCGGCGTTGTTGACCAGTACGTCCGTGCCCGCGGCGGCGACCTCGGCGGCGTCCAGGTCCATGAGGTCGAGGACATACGGCTCGATGCCGCCGCCGAGGTCCTGGGCCTGCTCGGCCAGCGCCTCCAGGCCGGCGGCGTCCCGATCGACGGCTCTCACCTTGGCGCCGGCCGCCGCGAGCCGCA
Coding sequences within it:
- a CDS encoding helix-turn-helix domain-containing protein, with the translated sequence MSRDHLQPVERPAPGAVPDRTRPEDRSASEPHGRSASEPHDRPAQGSAETPFLELLARGASAEAYDQPVLLARAEGLPTERITALEQARRLALRVRSDLEGRRRREAELSALFETAHDLAGLRDLDAVLQAIVQRARSLLGTDVAYLSLNDPARGDTYMRVTEGSVAARFQQLRLGMGEGLGGLVAQTARPYVTDDYFRDDRFEHTLTIDTSVRDEGLVAIVGVPLMLGHTVIGVLFAADRRARVFEREQIALLGSFAALAAAAIDTANLLAETRSALAGLERANEIIQDRSGVIERASDVHDRLAELVLRGGGVHDVAAAVSEVLDGTVEFTEAATAPTRALEASRAEAHVVRHGRDWVAAVSAGDELLGALVLRGHPGLDPVDQRTLERAAMVTSLLLLARRSAAEAEQRVRGELLDDLLDARDRDPRLMRERAARLHADLEATHAVLSARIEGSAADADEEADARRRLWAAASHLAATRQGLAAARDGGTVLLLPLGPDDTATELARRTARQLGTAVHEPVTVGASAPVEHLTARPDTVATAYVEARRCLDALRVLGRSGDGAAAEDFGFLGLLLAGEGDITGFVDRTIGPVVAYDQRRGTDLLRTLDTYFACGMSPVRTKDDLHVHVNTVAQRLDRVGRLLGDDWQSPDRALEIQLALRLYRFSAPAGA
- a CDS encoding 3-hydroxybutyrate dehydrogenase is translated as MTAPHALSTPLAPLLDLGGRTALVTGAAGGIGRACALRLAAAGAKVRAVDRDAAGLEALAEQAQDLGGGIEPYVLDLMDLDAAEVAAAGTDVLVNNAGLQLVRPIEDFPPAVFHTVLTVMLEAPFRLIRGALPHMYGQGWGRIVNVSSVHGLRASAYKSAYVSAKHGLEGLSKTAALEGAPHGVTSNCVNPAYVRTPLLEKQIADQARAHGVPEEEVVATVMLQDSAVKRLIEPEEVAEAVAYLCAPQASFVTGTSFVLDGGWTAH